The following proteins come from a genomic window of Drosophila willistoni isolate 14030-0811.24 unplaced genomic scaffold, UCI_dwil_1.1 Seg4.1, whole genome shotgun sequence:
- the LOC124461403 gene encoding leucine-rich repeat protein 1-like → MEGKDVINLRLNTVTAMAQKSKLQTKMAINRHSDYPIKVFPRYLQSLTIDNTQLVKLSYHICSLRNLTHLDVSNNKLRKLPVELGRLHLSKLVLHDNNLGEMDDWSFLNGSKLRDSLRELDLSANDLTCLPLPVVKCHKLVNLNLNYNNLTHLPFAIRRLRRLRSLYVSENKLKSLPAAIDDLRIEILDVWRNSFKGLNVLEAHRLAFASDADGASTHSPEPLWLQAVA, encoded by the exons ATGGAAGGCAAGGATGTCATCAATTTGAGACTAAATACAGTCACTGCCATGGCACAAAAATCAAAGTTACAGACGAAAATGGCTATAAATCGTCACAGTGACTATCCCATCAAGGtctttcctcgatatctaCAATCCCTAACAATAGACAATACGCAATTGGTTAAATTGAGCTATCATATATGCTCCTTACGGAATCTAACCCACCTGGATGTATCCAACAATAAGTTGCGTAAG TTACCTGTTGAACTGGGGAGATTACACTTGAGCAAGCTCGTCCTCCATGACAATAATCTGGGTGAAATGGacgattggtcatttctaaaTGGCAGCAAATTACGAGACTCCCTGCGCGAATTGGATTTATCGGCCAACGATTTGACATGTTTGCCTTTGCCTGTGGTCAAGTGCCACAAATTGGTTAACTTGAATCTCAATTACAATAATTTGACTCATCTACCCTTTGCCATACGTCGCCTGAGAAGATTACGCTCGCTTTACGTGTcggaaaacaaattaaaatccCTGCCAGCTGCCATAGATGATTTACGTATTGAAATCTTGGATGTTTGGCGTAATTCATTCAAGGGTCTCAATGTCTTGGAGGCTCATCGCCTGGCCTTTGCTTCCGATGCGGACGGAGCTTCAACTCATTCGCCTGAACCTCTCTGGCTTCAAGCTGTGGCCTAA